The genome window TTCGAGTTGTTGTCCCCATCTTAGAGGCAGGTTATCTACGCGTTACTCACCCGTTCGCCACTATTTGTTGTTCAACACCCAACCTTCAACTGAAGTGTTATCCTCTTTGATAACGCGTTCCCTCTTCGCTTTCGCTCATCGGTAACGCCTCCGCAAAGATTCGGTGTTAAACAACAAACCGTTCGACTTGCATGTGTTAGGCACGCCGCCAGCGTTCGTCCTGAGCCAGGATCAAACTCTCCATAAAATTATGAAGAAGCTTCATCAGCTCTTTATAACAAAAACATTATTGTTTGTTGAGTCATCATCACCGAAGCGATGACGTCTCCGCACATCTGGCTTTTCATTCTTTTCCACATTATTCAGTTTTCAAGGAGCACCACCGCTTTCGCGGCCGGAACATCAGTTTAGCACAGTCACTCGAACCATGTCAACTACTTGTTTCCGTTTTTCTTTTTCAGTTGCTGCCGCCGTTTGGCGACTTGCTTATGTTAACATTTCGTAGTCGCCGCTGTCAACCTTTTTTTCTCTTTTCTCAAAGAAACATTATAGCCAATAAAAACATATCCCGATCAGGAGGTATACCGCCATCAATTGGACTCCTTCCAGCCAATTGGATTGTCCGTCTCCGGCCACCCGATTGGCAATCCAGACAGCTACAAGAATCGACGCCACTTCTACATCGATAAAAACAATACTCATTGTCCTGTCAATTAACGCGCCAAGTATGACCAGCAACGGCATGACAAAAAGCAAGATCTGCAAACTGGATCCAACGGCAATTTCTATCGCCACATCCATCTTATTCTTCATCGCCATCCAAATTGCAGTGCTGTGTTCCGCTGCGTTGCCAACAATCGGGATCAGAATAATGCCGACAAAAAACTCGCTGATTCCCCACTCTTGCGTCACCGGAATGATCGAAGCAACGAGGAATTCGCTTTCCACAGCGATAATGATCGTCGTAGCGAGCAAGACTACGATAGCTTTTCGCACGCCCCACTGCCCTTCAAATTCTCCGCCATTCTCCTCTTCCTGTCGATAAAATTCTCGATGCGAGCCAAAAGAGAAGTACATCTTCAGCAAATATATCCCCAGCATGATAACTGCAATCAATAAACTAAGCGGTTCATATCTCCACGAATCGAGCGTTCCCGTTCCTACGCTGCGCAAGAAAATCGCCGGCACGCATAAGCCGATTGCGCCAAATGTCAGCATACTGCTCGACACTTCGACTAAATCAACATTGAACGTCTGTACCTTATGGCGCAGTCCACCAGCAAACATGCTCGCGCCCAGGACAAGCAGAATATTCCCCATCACAGAACCGGCAAGCGAAGCTTTTACCACATCATATAACCCTGCTTTCAGCGCAAAAAAGGCAATGATCAGTTCTGTTGCATTTCCGAACGTCGCATTGAGAAAACCACCCCACTGATAACCGACAACGTGCGCAATTTCCTCTGTCGCTATGCCCATATACATGGCCAATGGAATGATCGCCATACAGGAAGCGATAAATACAGTTGCCGACGACCAATGCAAGACTTCCGCTGCAATGCTCAGCGGCACTGCCAGCAGCAAAAATTTCATCATCATCATTTCACTCACTTCCCTTCGCTGCCGTTTCATTTCGCCTACGAAGCTGACGAGACCGCATTTTTTTATCCTTTGTCAATCGGATTGTGCAGCACTTTAACTCCATTCTTTCTATTTTTCTGCAAATATTTTACATATCCTTTTCGCTTCAACCTCTTTGCTCGATAAATGGCAAGATAAAGACCGGGCTTTCGCCCGGTCTTTATCTTGCCATTTTTTAATCGTTGTTTTTCATCCCCGCACGCAACATGGTGATCGAGGTATAAAGGATTACACAAACAACAACCCATTTCAAAATCTCAAGCGGCATTTCTTTAACGATGTACGCAGCGATCAGGACGCCGACCGATCCGGCAATCGTGATGGCAATCGAGGCTTTGATGTCATAAGCAGCTTCTTTGACGAATTTAATGCTCGCTGCCGGCATCAGGAATGCGCAGGAGCACATCATGATCGGAAATGCGACTTTCGGACTCATACCCAGTGCATAGACCAACGCCATGCATGGCGCGTACAGGCCGATACCGATTGTCATCAGCGCACCCAGGATGAAGTTGCCCACTACGCCAATGCCTAATTGAGCACCTTCCAGACCAATAGCTTCGCCGCCAACCGGCATCCACTTCAGTAAGCCGGCGACAAAGACGAACGCTACGATCATCAGCGCAATGCCCATGCCCATCTGTATTTTTTTCTCCGGCAGATGCGATACTATTCCCGCACCAAAAATTGCGCCAACCATGGAAGCGGCAACCATGGCAATTAACGTCGTCGGATCGACTTTAATAACGGTTATAAATATCAAGGCTTCCACTACAACCGGAATCGTCATGCTGACATTCAACGTACCGGGAATCAGACGATCCGGCACAAGGTCCATGGCTTTAAACATGGCTGTGGTCGGGGCAAAGCTACCGATACCGAGGGTATCAAAGAAGTTAGCAATGAAGCCTACACCAGAAAGTTTTCCCCAGCTCTTGTCAGACATTTGCTCCTTGTTCTTGGCAGCATGGCCGAAAAACACCACGCCGAACCAAGCAGTTACCAATACTAACGCTCCTTGGACCGCAGCAATAATTGACATACTGTCCCTCCTCTTTTTCTCTTATTCGTTCACCCTAACATAAATCCATGTTTTACCGGATCATTGGGATCGATGACAAATTGATTGAAACCCGTAATGTAGGCACTGCCGGTTATTTCCGGCACGACCGCTTGAAACTCGCCGACCATGGCTGTTTCTACCAAGCGACCTCTAAATAAAGTTCCGATAATGCTCTCGTATACAAACTCCTCCCCTAATTTTAAATGCCCTTTTGCATACAAAGTCGCCATTTTAGCACTGGTTCCCGTGCCGCATGGTGAACGGTCGGCCTGTCCTTCACCGAAGATAACCACATTTTTGTAGTTCGCCTCCGGATTTGTCGCTTTGTCATAAATCTCCACCAAATCAATCGTATTGATATGCGCCAGCGTCGGATGCTGAATCTGCAGTTGTTCATTTGCAGCCTTGCGAATCGCAAGTCCCAGTTTCGTCAGTTCGTCGATATTGCCCGGCGTTACTTCAAGCTTTAACTGCTCCGCATTCACAATCGCGAAAAAACTGCCGCCAAACGATACATCCAACGTGATTTCACCCAAACCTGGAACATTGACCTTGGCATCC of Azotosporobacter soli contains these proteins:
- the cax gene encoding calcium/proton exchanger, whose product is MKRQRREVSEMMMMKFLLLAVPLSIAAEVLHWSSATVFIASCMAIIPLAMYMGIATEEIAHVVGYQWGGFLNATFGNATELIIAFFALKAGLYDVVKASLAGSVMGNILLVLGASMFAGGLRHKVQTFNVDLVEVSSSMLTFGAIGLCVPAIFLRSVGTGTLDSWRYEPLSLLIAVIMLGIYLLKMYFSFGSHREFYRQEEENGGEFEGQWGVRKAIVVLLATTIIIAVESEFLVASIIPVTQEWGISEFFVGIILIPIVGNAAEHSTAIWMAMKNKMDVAIEIAVGSSLQILLFVMPLLVILGALIDRTMSIVFIDVEVASILVAVWIANRVAGDGQSNWLEGVQLMAVYLLIGICFYWL
- a CDS encoding sulfite exporter TauE/SafE family protein, encoding MSIIAAVQGALVLVTAWFGVVFFGHAAKNKEQMSDKSWGKLSGVGFIANFFDTLGIGSFAPTTAMFKAMDLVPDRLIPGTLNVSMTIPVVVEALIFITVIKVDPTTLIAMVAASMVGAIFGAGIVSHLPEKKIQMGMGIALMIVAFVFVAGLLKWMPVGGEAIGLEGAQLGIGVVGNFILGALMTIGIGLYAPCMALVYALGMSPKVAFPIMMCSCAFLMPAASIKFVKEAAYDIKASIAITIAGSVGVLIAAYIVKEMPLEILKWVVVCVILYTSITMLRAGMKNND
- a CDS encoding proline racemase gives rise to the protein MKFDRSIMAVDSHTMGEPTRIVVGGLPNIPGKTMADIKEYLEKNLDYVRTTLMHEPRGHKDMFGSIITRPVHEDADFGIVFMDGGGYLNMCGHGSIGAVTVAIDTGMVPTVEPETSVKFDAPAGLITARAKVENGVVKSVTIRNVPAFLYRKDAKVNVPGLGEITLDVSFGGSFFAIVNAEQLKLEVTPGNIDELTKLGLAIRKAANEQLQIQHPTLAHINTIDLVEIYDKATNPEANYKNVVIFGEGQADRSPCGTGTSAKMATLYAKGHLKLGEEFVYESIIGTLFRGRLVETAMVGEFQAVVPEITGSAYITGFNQFVIDPNDPVKHGFMLG